In the genome of Raphanus sativus cultivar WK10039 chromosome 4, ASM80110v3, whole genome shotgun sequence, one region contains:
- the LOC108855493 gene encoding GDT1-like protein 3: MGLITRRLLLVFFFIFISAISAQDSGVDNETQESERSGKELGRRGMIGTDRIGVDAAGDNLDLNLEGTGPGVFDALFSSFSMILVTEIGDETFIIAALMAMRHPKATVLSGALSALFVMTILSTGLGRIVPNLISRKHTNSAATVLYAFFGLRLLYIAWRSSDSKSNQKKEMEEVEEKLESGQGKTPFRRFFSRFCTPIFLESFILTFLAEWGDRSQIATIALATHKNAIGVAIGASVGHTICTSLAVVGGSMLASRISQRTVATVGGLLFLGFSVSSYFYPPL, translated from the exons ATGGGTCTCATCACCCGCCGCCTGcttctcgtcttcttcttcatcttcatttccgCCATCTCTGCGCAG GATTCTGGGGTTGATAATGAGACGCAGGAATCTGAACGATCTGGTAAAGAGCTTGGCCGTCGTGGAATG ATTGGCACTGATCGAATCGGAGTTGATGCTGCTGGTGACAATCTTGATTTGAACCTCGAAGGCACTGGCCCTGGTGTCTTTGATGCTTTGTTTTCGAGTTTCTCCATGATACTTGTCACCGAG ATTGGCGATGAGACTTTCATAATAGCGGCACTGATGGCTATGCGACACCCGAAAGCTACTGTTTTGTCTGGTGCTCTTTCAGCTTTGTTTGTTATGACC ATACTTTCCACTGGACTTGGTAGGATAGTGCCAAACTTGATTTCGAGGAAGCACACTAACAGCGCTGCTACAG TTCTCTATGCATTTTTTGGTCTACGACTTCTCTACATTGCTTGGAGGTCATCTGATTCAAAGTCGAATCAGAAGAAGGAAATGGAGGAA GTTGAGGAGAAGCTTGAGTCAGGCCAAGGGAAGACACCCTTCCGTCGCTTTTTCTCAAGATTTTGTACCCCAATATTTCTAGAG TCCTTCATCTTAACCTTTCTAGCCGAATGGGGAGACCGTAGCCAGATTGCAACAATAGCT TTGGCGACGCACAAGAACGCTATAGGAGTGGCGATAGGGGCATCAGTAGGACACACAATTTGTACATCGCTGGCGGTTGTAGGAGGAAGCATGTTGGCTTCAAGGATCTCACAACGCACGGTCGCTACTGTTGGGGGCTTACTCTTCCTCGGCTTTTCAGTCTCTTCCTATTTCTACCCTCCACTGTAG
- the LOC108855492 gene encoding ABC transporter G family member 19-like, whose protein sequence is MQRALEEPHCTISVGSPTLVELLTDCDSFRKEDSSSVPNRSDDPAHSIIHVEALHVKPVRFVLAFNNLEYKVTSPRWFDFSRRRPRSSNTVKTLLDDVSGEACDGNILAVLGASGAGKSTLIDALAGRVAKESLRGSVTLNGENVLQSQLLKVISAYVMQDDLLFPMLTVKETLMFASEFRLPRSFPKSKKMERVQAVIDQLGLRNAEDTVIGDEGHRGVSGGERRRVSIGIDIIHDPIVLFLDEPTSGLDSTSAFMVVKVLKRIAQSGSIVVMSIHQPSTRIIELLDRLIILSQGKNVFSGSPASLPHFLSKLGHTIPEKENIIEFALDLVPKLEGSTEGTRELVEFNEKWQLDNLGLSQSARATPQGLSLKEAIIESVSRGKLVSGSSGANLTSTETVSSYTNPSLFETFILAKRYMKNWIRMPELLGTRIAIVMVTAFLLATVYWKLDNTPKGAQERLTFFAFIVPTTFYLCLDNVPVFIQERYIFLRETTRNAYRTSSYVMSHSLVSLPQLIAPSLVFSSITFWTVGLRGGLEGFVFYCLIIYASFWSGSSVVTFISGLVPHIMLSYMVTIAYVAYCLLLSGFYVVRDRIPSYWIWFHYISPVKYPYEAVLINEFDDPSRCFVKGVQVFDGTLLGGVSDVKKVELLETLSTSLSRRITQSTCLKTGYDLLTQQGITQLSKWDCLWITLASGLFFRILFYFALLFGSKNKRT, encoded by the coding sequence ATGCAACGTGCTTTGGAGGAACCGCACTGTACCATTTCCGTCGGATCACCTACGCTCGTGGAGTTGCTAACAGACTGCGACAGTTTCCGGAAAGAAGACTCGAGCTCTGTCCCCAACAGAAGCGATGATCCAGCTCATAGCATTATACATGTCGAGGCTTTGCACGTAAAACCTGTGCGGTTCGTCTTAGCCTTTAACAATCTTGAATACAAGGTCACATCTCCCCGGTGGTTTGATTTCTCGCGGCGGCGGCCGCGAAGCTCCAACACAGTGAAGACTCTACTCGATGATGTTTCAGGAGAGGCTTGCGATGGAAATATCCTGGCCGTTCTCGGTGCAAGCGGGGCCGGGAAGTCCACCTTGATCGATGCACTGGCGGGACGTGTTGCAAAGGAGAGTCTCCGAGGGTCTGTGACGCTAAACGGAGAGAATGTTTTGCAGTCACAGCTGTTGAAAGTGATATCAGCATACGTGATGCAAGACGATCTTCTCTTCCCGATGCTCACCGTTAAAGAAACATTAATGTTCGCTTCCGAGTTTCGTCTCCCGAGAAGCTTCCCCAAGTCAAAGAAGATGGAGCGCGTCCAAGCCGTAATCGACCAGCTAGGTCTCAGAAATGCGGAAGATACGGTTATAGGAGACGAAGGACACCGTGGCGTCTCCGGCGGAGAGAGGCGACGCGTTTCGATCGGTATCGACATCATCCACGACCCTATTGTCTTGTTCCTTGACGAACCTACATCGGGGTTGGATTCCACCAGCGCGTTTATGGTGGTGAAGGTTCTTAAACGAATCGCTCAAAGTGGCAGCATCGTGGTTATGTCGATCCATCAGCCTAGCACTCGAATCATAGAGTTGCTTGATCGCCTCATCATCTTATCTCAAGGGAAGAATGTTTTTAGTGGCTCTCCGGCTAGTCTTCCTCACTTCTTGTCTAAATTGGGACATACAATCCCTGAGAAAGAGAACATCATTGAGTTCGCACTCGATTTAGTTCCAAAACTCGAAGGGTCCACTGAAGGAACAAGAGAGTTGGTTGAGTTCAATGAGAAGTGGCAGCTAGACAATCTTGGACTCAGCCAATCAGCTCGAGCCACCCCACAAGGCTTATCTTTAAAAGAAGCAATAATTGAGAGTGTATCAAGAGGCAAACTAGTCTCGGGATCATCTGGAGCTAATCTCACTTCCACGGAAACAGTATCTTCATACACAAATCCGTCACTATTCGAAACGTTCATATTAGCCAAACGTTACATGAAAAACTGGATCCGGATGCCTGAGCTCCTAGGAACACGGATCGCCATCGTTATGGTCACCGCATTTCTCTTAGCCACTGTCTACTGGAAGTTAGACAACACTCCAAAAGGTGCACAAGAGAGATTGACTTTCTTCGCATTTATCGTGCCCACGACGTTCTACTTGTGTTTAGACAATGTACCGGTTTTTATCCAAGAACGATACATTTTCTTGAGAGAGACAACTCGCAATGCGTACAGAACATCTTCTTATGTCATGTCACACTCCCTGGTGTCCCTACCTCAGCTTATTGCCCCGTCTTTGGTATTTTCCTCGATAACATTCTGGACGGTTGGTTTGCGCGGCGGGTTAGAAGGCTTCGTCTTCTATTGCCTTATAATCTACGCCTCGTTTTGGTCTGGATCCTCCGTCGTTACTTTCATATCCGGTCTTGTTCCGCATATCATGTTAAGTTACATGGTCACCATTGCCTATGTCGCCTACTGTTTACTCTTGAGTGGGTTCTACGTTGTCCGTGATCGTATTCCGAGCTACTGGATTTGGTTTCATTACATTTCACCTGTAAAGTATCCATACGAAGCTGTGTTAATCAATGAGTTTGATGACCCGTCTCGTTGCTTTGTTAAGGGAGTCCAAGTATTCGATGGTACGCTTCTCGGAGGAGTTAGCGATGTGAAAAAGGTGGAGCTTCTTGAAACGCTAAGTACATCTCTAAGCAGGAGGATAACACAGTCCACGTGCTTGAAGACTGGGTATGACTTACTTACACAGCAAGGTATTACTCAATTGAGTAAGTGGGATTGTTTGTGGATTACGCTAGCTTCGGGGCTCTTCTTTAGGATCTTGTTTTACTTCGCCTTGCTGTTCGGGAGCAAAAATAAGAGGACGTGA